The genomic region TAAAGGAACGCTAGTGAAATTAGTCGAAAGACATATAGCAGTCCTAAATGATTCATGGAAGCTTTTTTTGTTATAATATACACGGAAGATTCTCAATATCAGACAGACCTCATGAATATCATAGACGAGCTAGATAATTTCATTGAAAATACCACAAATACCAAAGAAATGAAGAGAGCATTGGCAGCCAAAATGAAATTATCTGGTCAACCCTCTAAGAAAATTGAAGAAATATTAAATGTTTCTTCGAGCTTCGTTAGTCAATGGAAAAATAAAGCAATTTTTGAGGGTGTTGAGAGTTTGAATCTTCAATACAAAGGAAGTAAAGGCTATCTAAAACCGGAAGAAAAAACACAAATCACTTCATGGATAAGACAACAAGAGTATTTGAGATTGTCTGACTTAAAACGATATTTGCAGCAAGAATACAACGTGATTTATTCTTCAAATCAAAGTTATTATGACTTGCTGAAAGCGGCTGGCATGAGCTGGAAAAAGTCGCAAAAAAAGAATCCAGCCAAAGATGAAAAGCTAGTCAAAAAAAAAGAAGAAGAAATTCAAAAGAAGCTTAAGGACTGGGAAGAGGATATCAAAGCTGGAAAGCTTGCTGTGTTTATGATTGATGAATGTCATCTTCTTTGGGGAGACGTCTTGGGTTTTGTTTGGGGAAGAAAAGATATAAGAGTCGAAATTCCCATTAAAAACCAAAAAAGTCGCCAAAGTTATTATGGCGCTTTAGATTACCAAACTCATGAATTTATTCTTCAAGAATACCCGAAAGCCGATACCGACAATACCATTCAGTTTATACAATACTTACGAGAACAAAGACCGGGACAAAAATTAGCCATTTTTTGGGATGGTGCCAGGTATCACGACTCTCAACAATTTCGAGATTTTTTAAAAGAGCTAAATGAAGGCTTAGAAGAAGATGAATGGTTGATTACTTGTACGAAGTTTGCTCCGAATGCTCCCGAGCAAAATCCAGTTGAAGATATTTGGCTGCAAACTAAAAATTTCTTGAGAACATTTTATTTTTTATGTGATTCATTTAAAAGAGTTAAAGAGCTATTCAAGATATTTGCTGATGGCCAAGTTTTTGATTTCCCTAAGCTATATTCTTATGGATTTTTGCCACAAATGACTTAGGATTGCTATATAATCAAAAAAGGTCATAGGTTTTGGGATGAGATCGATGAGTTATCATGGCATTCCAAAAATCTCTACAATGCGGCTAATTATCTAATCCGTCAAAACTTTATTTATGGTCATGGTTACTTAAACTATAACCGGATGGATAAATTAATGCAGAAGACGGAGTAATATCGCGCTTTACCAGCTAAAGTCTCTCAACAGGTGTTACGAGGATTAGACAAAAACTGGCAATCCTTTTTTGCCGCCAATCAAGCCTACAAAGTCAACAAGGAGAAGTTTTTAGTCAACCCGAAAATCCCCAAATATAAAAACACTCAGAAAGGTCGTCAATTATTGGTGTACGTGAAACAGGCTCTAAGTAAAGTGGCTTTAAAAAAAGGTAAAATCAAATGCTCAAAAACCCAAATAGAGTTGGAGACTTCTGTAGCCGAAAAAGTAGTGGAGGTGAGAATCGTTCCTCGATGCGATTGTTATATCATTGAGGTCATTTATGAAGAAGTAGAACCAACATTGAAATCCAATGAATGGGTCGCTAGTGTGGATTTAGGTGTAGATGTTTTAATGGCTGTAACTTCTAATCAACCGGACTTTGTTCCTCTGTTGATAAATGGCAGACCCTTAAAAAGCCTGAATCAATTCTACAATAAACGAAAAGCCTTTCTCCAATCCCAATTAAAAGGAAATCGACCCACCTCTAAAAGAATCCAGCGTCTGACTCGATGCCGAAATCAAAAAGTGGAGAACTATCTCCATCGAGCCAGCCGTTATCTGGTCAATCTACTCGTTAACCGAAATATCACCACCTTAGTGATTGGCAAAAATGAAGGTTGGAAACAAAATGCCAAGATGGGGAAAGTGAACAACCAAAAATTTGTGGGGATTCCTTTCAACCGTCTGATTGAAATGTTGACTTATAAATGTCAATTACTAGGGATTAAAGTGGCGATCGCTGAAGAGAGTTATACGAGTCAGTCGAACTTTTTCAACTTAGATCCGCTTCCGGTTTATGGAGAAACGGTAAAAGTTCCTAAGTTTACGGGAAAAAGAATTAAAAGAGGTCTTTACCGGACTGATACAGGATTATTGTGTCAAGCGGATATCTTAGGCTCCTATAATATCTTAAGAAAAGCATTCCCAAATGCCTTTATGGGCTATGGGATAGAGAGGTGCGTAGTTCACCCAAGGAGAATTAATCTCTCGAAGCCAAAATGAAGGGGATTTTTGAAATAGAATCCATGTCTTATTTATATCTGACTATATTTTGGTTAACTATCTCAATACGCTGCAAATCGATTATTATTCCGCCAATAATAAATTTGCAACGGCGATCGCCGATCTCGATGGGGAACTGCCACAGGAAACGGAGAATTACCGCTATCAAATCGACATCGGAGATAACGATCGCAGCGTACTGCTGACCGGGACGGCGAAACAAGCCAACTTTAAAAGTTATACGGTTCTGCTGTTTATCGATAACTTCGACACCGAGCGGGGAGAACATGCCTTTAATTTCAGCACCTGTGTCACCGAACAACCCTCAATGACAGCTCCCGGAAGGCCCCTGGTCATTCCTCGGGAGAATCCCACCCTAGAACCGAGTGAAATTCAGTGTCCGGAAGGT from Oxynema aestuarii AP17 harbors:
- a CDS encoding IS630 family transposase → MNIIDELDNFIENTTNTKEMKRALAAKMKLSGQPSKKIEEILNVSSSFVSQWKNKAIFEGVESLNLQYKGSKGYLKPEEKTQITSWIRQQEYLRLSDLKRYLQQEYNVIYSSNQSYYDLLKAAGMSWKKSQKKNPAKDEKLVKKKEEEIQKKLKDWEEDIKAGKLAVFMIDECHLLWGDVLGFVWGRKDIRVEIPIKNQKSRQSYYGALDYQTHEFILQEYPKADTDNTIQFIQYLREQRPGQKLAIFWDGARYHDSQQFRDFLKELNEGLEEDEWLITCTKFAPNAPEQNPVEDIWLQTKNFLRTFYFLCDSFKRVKELFKIFADGQVFDFPKLYSYGFLPQMT
- a CDS encoding RNA-guided endonuclease InsQ/TnpB family protein, with amino-acid sequence MLRGLDKNWQSFFAANQAYKVNKEKFLVNPKIPKYKNTQKGRQLLVYVKQALSKVALKKGKIKCSKTQIELETSVAEKVVEVRIVPRCDCYIIEVIYEEVEPTLKSNEWVASVDLGVDVLMAVTSNQPDFVPLLINGRPLKSLNQFYNKRKAFLQSQLKGNRPTSKRIQRLTRCRNQKVENYLHRASRYLVNLLVNRNITTLVIGKNEGWKQNAKMGKVNNQKFVGIPFNRLIEMLTYKCQLLGIKVAIAEESYTSQSNFFNLDPLPVYGETVKVPKFTGKRIKRGLYRTDTGLLCQADILGSYNILRKAFPNAFMGYGIERCVVHPRRINLSKPK
- a CDS encoding type IV pilin-like G/H family protein, yielding MVNYLNTLQIDYYSANNKFATAIADLDGELPQETENYRYQIDIGDNDRSVLLTGTAKQANFKSYTVLLFIDNFDTERGEHAFNFSTCVTEQPSMTAPGRPLVIPRENPTLEPSEIQCPEGSEYLYGF